In Nocardioides sp. zg-1228, a single window of DNA contains:
- a CDS encoding ABC transporter substrate-binding protein, with protein MRRTVATWTTAVLAAATLASCADSERNDGESGGSGSGDDGTFVFGAAGAPEMFDPFYATDGETFRVTRQMFEGLLGIEPGSAEVVPELATDWEPNEDGTEWTFTLRDDVTFHDGEPFNAEAVCANFERMFDQNEAGQTAGEYWGYVMGAFANDAKNSLYRGCEATDEFEAVVSISGPTSGFPTMLTLESLSMQSPKALEEGDANGIAAEGEGFSFPAYADNPVGTGPFTFGEYDEANGEITLERNDDYWGDKAKVSELVFRVIPDESTRRQELEAGSINGYDLPNPVDWAGLEEDGNSVEVRDPFNILYLGFNPEANPKLKDLKVRQALYHALNREQLVQTQLPEGAAVATQFMPDTVSGYNTSLEAYPYDPDEAERLLQEAGAEGLELTFAYPTEVSRPYMPDPEKIFEALRSDLEAVGVKVNVKTASWNGGYLDNVTAGRYDAYILGWTGDYDSAHNFIGTFFGNLKENDFGTTAYPWGKQLADDLQAADAIVDEGERGAAFEEINRQIMEEYLPGLAISHSPPALVVGPGVDGVTPSPLTAEEFDTVVVGGK; from the coding sequence GTGAGACGCACCGTGGCGACCTGGACCACGGCGGTCCTGGCGGCCGCCACCCTGGCGAGCTGCGCCGACAGCGAGCGCAACGACGGCGAGAGCGGCGGCAGCGGCAGCGGGGACGACGGCACCTTCGTCTTCGGTGCGGCCGGTGCGCCGGAGATGTTCGACCCCTTCTACGCGACGGACGGCGAGACGTTCCGCGTCACCCGCCAGATGTTCGAGGGCCTGCTCGGCATCGAGCCGGGCAGCGCCGAGGTCGTGCCCGAGCTTGCCACCGACTGGGAGCCCAACGAGGACGGCACCGAGTGGACCTTCACGCTGCGTGACGACGTCACCTTCCACGACGGTGAGCCCTTCAACGCCGAGGCCGTGTGCGCCAACTTCGAGCGGATGTTCGACCAGAACGAGGCCGGGCAGACCGCCGGCGAGTACTGGGGCTACGTCATGGGGGCGTTCGCCAACGACGCGAAGAACTCGCTCTACCGGGGCTGCGAGGCCACCGACGAGTTCGAGGCCGTGGTCTCCATCAGCGGTCCGACGTCCGGCTTCCCGACGATGCTGACCCTCGAGTCGCTCTCGATGCAGTCGCCCAAGGCGCTCGAGGAGGGCGACGCCAACGGCATCGCCGCCGAGGGCGAGGGCTTCAGCTTCCCCGCCTACGCCGACAACCCGGTCGGCACCGGTCCGTTCACCTTCGGTGAGTACGACGAGGCCAACGGCGAGATCACCCTCGAGCGCAACGACGACTACTGGGGTGACAAGGCCAAGGTCAGCGAGCTGGTCTTCCGGGTGATCCCCGACGAGAGCACCCGCCGCCAGGAGCTCGAGGCCGGCAGCATCAACGGCTACGACCTGCCCAACCCGGTCGACTGGGCCGGTCTGGAGGAGGACGGCAACAGCGTCGAGGTGCGCGACCCGTTCAACATCCTCTACCTCGGCTTCAACCCCGAGGCCAACCCGAAGCTCAAGGACCTCAAGGTCCGCCAGGCGCTCTACCACGCCCTCAACCGTGAGCAGCTGGTCCAGACGCAGCTGCCCGAGGGCGCCGCCGTGGCCACGCAGTTCATGCCCGACACGGTGAGCGGCTACAACACCAGCCTCGAGGCCTACCCCTACGACCCCGACGAGGCCGAGCGCCTGCTGCAGGAGGCCGGGGCCGAGGGCCTGGAGCTCACGTTCGCCTACCCGACCGAGGTCAGCCGGCCCTACATGCCGGACCCGGAGAAGATCTTCGAGGCGCTGCGCAGCGACCTCGAGGCCGTGGGCGTCAAGGTCAACGTCAAGACCGCCTCGTGGAACGGCGGCTACCTCGACAACGTCACCGCCGGCCGCTACGACGCCTACATCCTGGGCTGGACCGGCGACTACGACTCCGCGCACAACTTCATCGGCACGTTCTTCGGCAACCTCAAGGAGAACGACTTCGGCACCACCGCCTACCCGTGGGGCAAGCAGCTCGCCGACGACCTCCAGGCCGCCGACGCGATCGTCGACGAGGGCGAGCGCGGCGCGGCGTTCGAGGAGATCAACCGCCAGATCATGGAGGAGTACCTCCCCGGCCTGGCGATCAGCCACTCGCCGCCCGCGCTCGTCGTGGGACCCGGCGTGGACGGCGTGACGCCGAGCCCGCTCACCGCCGAGGAGTTCGACACGGTCGTCGTGGGTGGGAAGTGA
- a CDS encoding ABC transporter permease, translating into MIRFVVRRLLQMCLVVLVLSVLVFAWLRSLPGGPVSAILGERQTPERRAALEAALGLDQPLPVQYLRFLERAVQGDFGVSTKVLPGEDALQIFLDRLPATVELSFLALALAIALGIPLGYLAARRKGSVVDTGAVIFSLVGVAVPVFFTAFLLKYFFAVEWNLLPVSGRQSTGMDATRVTGMFVLDGILTREWDAAWDALKHLILPALALATIPFAVIFRITRASVLDVLDEDYVRTAEAKGLTTRVIRARHVLRNAMLPVVTTIGLQVGGLLAGAVLTETVFSYRGIGEALATAFREKDYPVLQVLIMAAAVIYVLVNLLVDMAYAVIDPRIRTR; encoded by the coding sequence GTGATCCGCTTCGTCGTACGACGACTGCTGCAGATGTGCCTGGTGGTCCTCGTGCTGTCCGTGCTCGTCTTCGCGTGGTTGCGCTCGCTGCCCGGCGGGCCGGTGTCCGCCATCCTGGGCGAGCGGCAGACGCCCGAGCGGCGCGCCGCCCTCGAGGCGGCGCTCGGGCTCGACCAGCCCCTGCCCGTGCAGTACCTCCGGTTCCTCGAGCGGGCCGTGCAGGGCGACTTCGGCGTCTCCACCAAGGTGCTGCCCGGTGAGGACGCGCTCCAGATCTTCCTCGACCGGCTGCCGGCCACGGTGGAGCTGTCGTTCCTCGCGCTCGCGCTGGCGATCGCCCTCGGCATCCCGCTCGGCTACCTCGCCGCGCGGCGCAAGGGCTCCGTCGTCGACACGGGGGCGGTCATCTTCTCCCTCGTGGGCGTGGCGGTGCCGGTGTTCTTCACCGCCTTCCTCCTCAAGTACTTCTTCGCCGTCGAGTGGAACCTGCTGCCGGTGTCCGGGCGCCAGAGCACCGGCATGGACGCCACCCGGGTGACCGGGATGTTCGTCCTCGACGGGATCCTGACGCGCGAGTGGGACGCCGCGTGGGACGCGCTCAAGCACCTGATCCTGCCGGCGCTGGCGCTGGCCACGATCCCGTTCGCGGTGATCTTCCGCATCACCCGCGCCTCGGTGCTCGACGTGCTCGACGAGGACTACGTGCGCACGGCCGAGGCCAAGGGCCTCACCACCCGCGTGATCCGCGCCCGGCACGTGCTCCGCAACGCCATGCTGCCCGTCGTCACCACCATCGGCCTGCAGGTCGGCGGCCTGCTCGCCGGCGCGGTGCTGACCGAGACCGTCTTCTCCTACCGCGGCATCGGCGAGGCCCTGGCCACCGCCTTCCGCGAGAAGGACTATCCCGTGCTGCAGGTGCTGATCATGGCCGCCGCGGTGATCTACGTCCTCGTCAACCTTCTGGTCGACATGGCCTACGCGGTCATCGACCCCCGGATCAGGACGAGGTGA
- a CDS encoding ABC transporter permease, whose protein sequence is MPDPTPTPAPTSPTPERAPRRPSYGRMRRDRIDALATAGTVDDEPGVSLIRSAWKRLRRNPIFILGLVITVAFVVLAIISPWLAPWDPTARPLLDKVRPQSNPVPGPEAGHLLGADDRGRDLLSRLLVGSRQTLIVGVFATLFGLIGGLTLGTIAGAIGGWVDAVVMRIVDVMLSIPSLLLAFTVASLAREPSQWTLIIAIAIIQVPVFARLLRGSMLAQRGSDHVLAARSLGVRPSSIVFRHMLPNSLGPVIVQATLSLAVAIVDAAALSFLGLGNPDQRQPEWGQMLGLAQDYISEAPHLAFYPAGCIIVVALGFTLMGESLREALDPKSRR, encoded by the coding sequence GTGCCCGACCCGACCCCCACCCCGGCCCCCACGAGCCCGACGCCCGAGCGCGCGCCGCGGCGACCGTCGTACGGCCGGATGCGCAGGGACCGCATCGACGCCCTCGCCACGGCGGGCACCGTCGACGACGAGCCCGGCGTCTCCCTCATCCGCAGCGCCTGGAAGCGACTGCGACGCAACCCGATCTTCATCCTCGGGCTCGTGATCACGGTGGCCTTCGTCGTGCTCGCGATCATCTCGCCGTGGCTCGCGCCGTGGGACCCCACCGCGCGGCCGCTGCTCGACAAGGTGCGACCGCAGTCCAACCCCGTGCCGGGCCCCGAGGCCGGCCACCTGCTCGGCGCGGACGACCGCGGGCGCGACCTGCTCTCCCGCCTGCTCGTCGGCAGCCGCCAGACCCTCATCGTGGGCGTGTTCGCCACGCTGTTCGGGCTCATCGGCGGCCTGACGCTCGGCACGATCGCCGGTGCCATCGGCGGCTGGGTCGACGCGGTCGTGATGCGCATCGTCGACGTGATGCTGTCGATCCCGTCGCTGCTCCTGGCCTTCACGGTCGCCTCGCTCGCCCGCGAGCCGAGCCAGTGGACGCTGATCATCGCCATCGCGATCATCCAGGTGCCGGTCTTCGCGCGCCTGCTGCGCGGCTCGATGCTCGCGCAGCGCGGCAGCGACCACGTGCTCGCCGCGCGGTCGCTGGGGGTGCGACCGAGCTCGATCGTGTTCCGCCACATGCTGCCCAACTCGCTCGGACCGGTGATCGTCCAGGCCACGCTCTCGCTGGCCGTGGCGATCGTCGACGCCGCTGCGCTGTCCTTCCTCGGCCTCGGCAACCCCGACCAGCGACAGCCCGAGTGGGGGCAGATGCTCGGCCTCGCCCAGGACTATATCTCCGAGGCCCCGCACCTGGCGTTCTACCCGGCCGGGTGCATCATCGTCGTCGCGCTGGGCTTCACGCTCATGGGGGAGTCCCTCCGCGAGGCGCTCGATCCGAAGTCGAGGAGGTGA
- a CDS encoding ABC transporter ATP-binding protein translates to MTQSLHQPVRSAASGEPLLSVRDLRVTFTRHGEQPFRAVDGVSFDVRPGQTVGLVGESGCGKSVTSLAIMGLLPGRGNTVEGQAFFDGEDLLTLSPSQMRDRRGADIAMIFQDPLSSLNPVVTIGRQVTEVMERHQGLSRKAATPKAADLLDRVGIPDPKARLINYPHQLSGGMRQRALIAMALACNPRLLIADEPTTALDVTIQAQILALLKELVVDTGTALVMITHDLGVVAGLCDEVNVLYGGKVVERGGRHGLFARPRHPYTVGLLHSIPRLDAPRGEKLDPVPGSVADNLPWDSACAFAPRCANRVDVCTEETPQWEGDQVVGFRCFNPEGGVR, encoded by the coding sequence ATGACCCAGTCCCTGCACCAGCCCGTTCGCTCGGCGGCGTCCGGCGAGCCGCTGCTCTCCGTGCGCGACCTGCGCGTCACGTTCACCCGGCACGGCGAGCAGCCGTTCCGGGCGGTCGACGGCGTGAGCTTCGACGTCCGCCCCGGACAGACCGTCGGCCTGGTCGGCGAGTCCGGATGCGGAAAGTCGGTCACGTCGCTCGCGATCATGGGCCTGCTGCCCGGCCGCGGCAACACCGTCGAGGGACAGGCGTTCTTCGACGGTGAGGACCTGCTCACGCTGTCGCCGTCGCAGATGCGCGACCGCCGCGGGGCCGACATCGCGATGATCTTCCAGGACCCGCTGTCCTCGCTCAACCCCGTCGTGACGATCGGTCGCCAGGTCACCGAGGTGATGGAGCGCCACCAGGGCCTCAGCCGCAAGGCGGCCACCCCGAAGGCAGCCGACCTGCTCGACCGCGTCGGCATCCCCGACCCCAAGGCCCGGCTGATCAACTACCCCCACCAGCTCAGCGGCGGGATGCGCCAGCGGGCGCTGATCGCGATGGCGCTGGCCTGCAACCCGCGGCTGCTCATCGCCGACGAGCCGACGACCGCCCTCGACGTGACGATCCAGGCCCAGATCCTGGCGCTGCTCAAGGAGCTCGTGGTCGACACCGGCACCGCGCTCGTGATGATCACCCACGACCTCGGCGTCGTCGCCGGGCTGTGCGACGAGGTCAACGTGCTCTACGGCGGCAAGGTCGTCGAGCGTGGCGGTCGCCACGGCCTCTTCGCCCGCCCGCGCCACCCCTACACGGTCGGCCTGCTCCACTCCATCCCGCGCCTCGACGCCCCACGCGGGGAGAAGCTCGACCCCGTCCCGGGGTCGGTCGCCGACAACCTGCCGTGGGACTCCGCGTGCGCGTTCGCCCCGCGCTGCGCCAACCGGGTCGACGTCTGCACCGAGGAGACGCCCCAGTGGGAGGGCGACCAGGTGGTCGGGTTCCGCTGCTTCAACCCCGAGGGAGGCGTCCGATGA
- a CDS encoding oligopeptide/dipeptide ABC transporter ATP-binding protein has product MTEPARGTGESDVLVEVRGLEVHFPIKSGLLFDRTVGHVRAVDGVDLVIRRGETYGLVGESGCGKSTLGKAILNLEPPTAGSVVFDGTDIASLKGEALRRERKRFQMVFQDPMSSLDPRQTVESLVLEGMRAHGMADDKAKTHARLRELMSAVGLPPAALSKYPHEFSGGQRQRIGIARALSVGPDLIVADEPVSALDVSIQAQVINLLQDLQDELGLTYLVVAHDLAVVRHISDRIGVMYLGGLVEESGAAELYDVPLHPYTRALMSAVPVPDPLVEDSREQILLTGDLPSPANPPTGCRFHTRCPWRQETRCDTERPQLRVVEVEGASSDHRVACHFAEEIAAGTIQPHRVDAELVTEGLGAIDAGPTTPPDAYVTP; this is encoded by the coding sequence ATGACGGAGCCGGCACGAGGCACGGGGGAGTCCGACGTCCTCGTCGAGGTCCGTGGCCTCGAGGTGCACTTCCCGATCAAGAGCGGCCTGCTGTTCGACCGCACGGTCGGCCACGTGCGCGCCGTCGACGGCGTCGACCTGGTCATCCGCCGCGGCGAGACCTACGGCCTGGTGGGCGAGTCGGGGTGCGGCAAGTCCACGCTCGGCAAGGCCATCCTCAACCTCGAGCCGCCCACGGCCGGCTCGGTGGTCTTCGACGGCACCGACATCGCCTCGCTCAAGGGCGAGGCGCTGCGGCGCGAGCGCAAGCGCTTCCAGATGGTGTTCCAGGACCCGATGTCGAGCCTCGACCCCCGTCAGACCGTGGAGTCGCTCGTGCTCGAGGGGATGCGCGCCCACGGCATGGCCGACGACAAGGCGAAGACCCACGCCCGCCTCCGCGAGCTGATGTCGGCGGTCGGACTGCCGCCCGCGGCGCTCAGCAAGTACCCCCACGAGTTCTCCGGCGGCCAGCGCCAGCGCATCGGGATCGCCCGGGCCCTGTCCGTGGGACCCGACCTCATCGTCGCCGACGAGCCGGTCAGCGCGCTCGACGTCTCGATCCAGGCGCAGGTCATCAACCTGCTCCAGGACCTCCAGGACGAGCTCGGCCTGACCTACCTGGTGGTCGCCCACGACCTCGCGGTCGTGCGTCACATCAGCGACCGGATCGGCGTGATGTACCTCGGCGGGCTCGTCGAGGAGTCCGGCGCCGCCGAGCTCTACGACGTGCCGCTGCACCCCTACACGCGCGCGCTGATGTCGGCGGTGCCGGTGCCCGACCCGCTGGTCGAGGACTCGCGCGAGCAGATCCTGCTCACCGGCGACCTGCCCTCGCCCGCCAACCCGCCGACCGGGTGCCGCTTCCACACGCGCTGCCCGTGGCGGCAGGAGACGCGCTGCGACACCGAGCGTCCCCAGCTGCGCGTCGTGGAGGTCGAGGGCGCCTCGTCCGACCACCGCGTCGCGTGCCACTTCGCCGAGGAGATCGCCGCGGGCACGATCCAGCCGCACCGCGTCGACGCCGAGCTGGTGACCGAGGGGCTGGGCGCGATCGACGCGGGTCCCACGACGCCTCCCGACGCGTACGTCACGCCCTGA
- a CDS encoding PD-(D/E)XK nuclease family protein: MTNPLAAPTDAVTESPAERVSTPVDGVDVLGAISPSRAGDFMACPLMYRFRTIDRLPEEPSPDAVRGTVVHKVLEDLFDLPAPDRTPARADDMLEPAWEALLEAEPDLGAMFGGEGPDVAAWLASCRTVLARYFDLEDPRRLEPAERELYVETLLDSRLLLRGFVDRVDVAPDGRIRVVDYKTGRSPGEGYEAKALFQMRFYALVLWRLRGVVPSVLQLIYLGNGEILRYEPDEDDLRATERKVEAVWRAIQAARESGDWRPSPSRLCDWCSFHQHCPTKGGTIPPLPAPTPPVTDASADESAD; this comes from the coding sequence ATGACGAACCCGCTTGCCGCTCCCACCGATGCCGTGACCGAGTCCCCCGCCGAGCGGGTCTCGACACCGGTGGACGGTGTGGACGTGCTGGGCGCGATCTCGCCCAGCCGGGCAGGCGACTTCATGGCCTGTCCCCTGATGTACCGCTTCCGCACGATCGACCGGCTGCCCGAGGAGCCGTCGCCCGACGCCGTGCGCGGCACGGTCGTGCACAAGGTGCTGGAGGACCTCTTCGACCTCCCCGCCCCCGACCGCACCCCCGCGCGCGCCGACGACATGCTCGAGCCGGCGTGGGAGGCGCTGCTGGAGGCCGAGCCCGACCTGGGCGCGATGTTCGGCGGCGAGGGCCCCGACGTGGCGGCGTGGCTGGCGTCCTGTCGCACGGTGCTGGCGCGCTACTTCGACCTCGAGGACCCCCGGCGCCTCGAGCCGGCCGAGCGCGAGCTCTACGTGGAGACGCTTCTCGACTCGCGACTGCTGCTACGCGGCTTCGTCGACCGGGTCGACGTCGCTCCCGACGGCCGGATCAGGGTGGTCGACTACAAGACCGGTCGCAGCCCCGGCGAGGGCTACGAGGCCAAGGCCCTGTTCCAGATGCGGTTCTACGCCCTGGTCCTCTGGCGGCTGCGCGGCGTCGTGCCGTCGGTGCTCCAGCTGATCTACCTCGGCAACGGCGAGATCCTGCGCTACGAGCCCGACGAGGACGACCTCCGCGCCACCGAGCGCAAGGTCGAGGCGGTGTGGCGGGCGATCCAGGCCGCCCGCGAGTCCGGCGACTGGCGGCCGAGCCCGTCGCGGCTGTGCGACTGGTGCTCCTTCCACCAGCACTGCCCGACCAAGGGCGGCACGATCCCGCCCCTCCCCGCTCCCACCCCGCCCGTCACCGACGCCTCGGCCGACGAGTCCGCCGACTGA
- a CDS encoding site-2 protease family protein: MADPTEPAPADARRQAAPRAPGTFRIGSIAGIDVLITTSWFVIALLISVAFGPRIEAVEPGLGFWKYVAGFVFAVVLYLSVLLHEASHAVVAQRLGYGVNSITLHFLGGMTEIDGTSRTPRHEFWIAVVGPLTSLGVGLVAGAAWLVLPDGLVGMAVGGLAASNLLIGVLNLVPGLPLDGGRVLKAAVWGASGDPHRGTIVAGWGGRVTALALLAWPLVMEPLTGTTPTVLDIVLVFVVGLFLWTGATAAMAHAQLRRRLPDLVARPLARRTLTVPEDLPLAEAVRRAQEAQAGSIVTVAADGTPVGIVSEAAVTAMPADRRPWVAVSAVARTMEDGLMLPATVAGEDLVMAISRRPAEEYLLVEDDGRIYGVLATADVDRAFRENARR; the protein is encoded by the coding sequence GTGGCCGACCCGACCGAACCAGCCCCCGCCGACGCACGCCGTCAGGCGGCGCCCCGCGCCCCGGGCACCTTCCGGATCGGGTCGATCGCCGGCATCGACGTGCTGATCACCACCTCGTGGTTCGTCATCGCGCTGCTGATCTCCGTCGCGTTCGGTCCACGGATCGAGGCGGTCGAGCCGGGCCTCGGGTTCTGGAAGTACGTCGCGGGCTTCGTGTTCGCGGTCGTGCTCTACCTCTCCGTGCTGCTCCACGAGGCGTCCCACGCCGTCGTCGCCCAACGCCTCGGCTACGGCGTCAACTCGATCACGCTCCACTTCCTGGGCGGCATGACCGAGATCGACGGCACGTCCCGCACGCCCCGCCACGAGTTCTGGATCGCCGTGGTCGGCCCGCTCACCTCGCTCGGGGTCGGCCTCGTCGCGGGTGCGGCGTGGCTGGTGCTCCCCGACGGGCTCGTGGGCATGGCGGTGGGCGGCCTGGCCGCGTCCAACCTGCTGATCGGCGTGCTCAACCTCGTGCCCGGGCTCCCGCTCGACGGGGGCCGGGTGCTCAAGGCGGCCGTGTGGGGTGCCAGCGGCGATCCGCACCGCGGCACCATCGTCGCGGGGTGGGGCGGCCGGGTCACCGCGTTGGCCCTGCTCGCGTGGCCGCTCGTGATGGAGCCGTTGACCGGGACGACGCCCACCGTCCTCGACATCGTGCTCGTCTTCGTCGTCGGCCTGTTCCTGTGGACGGGCGCGACGGCCGCGATGGCGCACGCCCAGCTCCGACGCCGCCTGCCCGACCTGGTCGCCCGGCCGCTCGCCCGGCGTACGCTCACCGTCCCCGAGGACCTCCCCCTCGCCGAGGCCGTGCGCCGCGCCCAGGAGGCACAGGCCGGCAGCATCGTCACCGTCGCCGCCGACGGCACGCCCGTGGGCATCGTCAGCGAGGCGGCCGTGACGGCCATGCCCGCCGACCGGCGTCCGTGGGTCGCGGTGTCCGCGGTGGCGCGCACGATGGAGGACGGGCTGATGCTGCCCGCCACGGTGGCCGGCGAGGACCTCGTCATGGCGATCAGCCGCCGCCCGGCCGAGGAGTACCTGCTCGTCGAGGA